The region GGGAAAGACCTCCAGCCCCAGTCATTATCCGAGTCCCTTTCCAAAGTCACTCCAGGGTCGATTGTAGTGGTCGGAGAGAACCATGGACTGTCAGAGCACCAGCGTCAACAAGTCGAAATCATGACCCAGCTGAGGTCCCAAGGGCACCGGGTTGCCGTTGGAATGGAATTTTTTACATATACTGATCAGGCTCATGTGGATGCCTATCGTTCCGGGGGCTTGCCAGAGGTCGACTTCCTGAAAACGATTGGTTGGAGCCAGCCCTCCTATGATTTCTATCGTGAGCAGGCGATTTTTCCGAATCTTTCGGAAGGTGCTAAGACAGTGGCTTTGAATGCTCCACGTACTTTAACTGGCAAAGTCGCAAAGCAAGGTCTTGGCGCTTTGACAGAGCAGGAAAAAGCATTGTTGCCGCCACAGTTTTCTTTGGGACGTGACTCTTATAAGAAGCGATTTCTGGAGATGATGCCTCATCTGCCAAATCCAGCTGCGGGCGAGCGCTACTTTGCAGCGCAGTCTATTTGGGATGACACGATGGCCTGGCGAGCGACGGATTATATTCAGGCGCACCCGGATCAAGTCTTGGTGATTGTCGTGGGGGAGTTTCATGTTCGTTATGGTGGTGGACTTCCTGATCGCATTCATGTGCGTTCCCCGAACACTCCGGTTGTGACATTTGCGCAGGTGAACACGGCGGATCTAAGCGAGTCGGAAATCCAGGATGAGGTGAATCCTCATACAGAATATGGAGTCCGCGCCGATTATATATGGTTGGCACCCGCACAAAGTCCAGGGGCCGCTCTTGTAAAATGAAATCCGTTGTTAATTCCGTGAGGAGTTTTCTAAAATAAAGGGAACTGGTTTAAGGAGTCCTATGTTCCCCCTCGAAACACGCATCCTTGTTATTGATGACATGCCCAGCATTAGAGACTTGGTGAAAAACACGCTGAAAGCGATGGGTTTCAAAAACATTCAAGAAGCGGGAGATGGAGAGGAAGGACTTAAAGTTCTGATGCAGGCAAATAATCCTGGCTCCAGTATTCAATTAGTCATTTCAGATTGGAACATGCCAAAAATGAAGGGTCTTGATTTGCTAAAGCACGTTCGTGCGACGGCAGAGTGGCAAAACCTTCCTTTTGTACTATTGACGTCAGAGTCAGAACGCGATCAGGTGACTGAAGCAGTTTTGGCTGGCGTATCTCAGTATATTGTGAAGCCTTTTTCTGCGAAAATTTTCGAAGACAAATTGAAAGCAGCTTGGACTAAACACAACCAAAAATAAAGTTAGGCGAGGGGAATGGAACAAACCCAAACGTTTTCACCAAGAGTTGGCCTTAAAAGAACTCTTTCAGATCGCACGCTTTTAAAAGTTATTTATTACCTTCTTTTTCCTCTGTCGTTGGCGTTTTTGTTGCCGTTTGTGCCAATGATTATCATATCATTTGAAGAGGGCGCCCCCCTGTCGGCCTTAAGTTTCATCGCGTTGGCTTTACCGATGCCGGCGATCTTGATGTTTCAAGCGTTCTCTTTCTTTAAGCCGCTTTCTTTTACCCAAGTATCGATCTTTCCGGATCGCTTACAGATGGTGGGGAAGGATAAAAAGCTTATCGAAGTTCCTTTTTCAGATATCAAGGAAGTAAAGCTTTCGCATTTACCTTATCAAGGTGGTTCTTTCACTTTGGTGATGAAAGACGGTCAAAGCTATAAGTTCACGGTGATTCTTGAACGTAGTGAATACGTATTGGAAGCAATATCTTCTTTCAATCCGGAATTGTTGCCTCCGCAATCTTTTGAATTGTATCGTCGTACGGCCATTTGCGCAGACCATAATTATACGCGCATCAATGACGCTCTTAAAAACTGGCGCATTTTGGTGGTGAAATATCTCTTGCTGCCTGTGATCGTTTCTGTGGCTGTGTTATTTCTGGCACCTTACGTGGGGCGACTGTCGGCAGCAGAGGATTGGGATAATGTTTTTCGTGCCATCACCATCGTGAATTTGGTTCTGGGAGTCGCTTGTTTCTTGATCGCGGCACTTTATATCACGGGCGTGACGAACAAAGCCCTTGTTGCGGAGCCAAATAATGCCCGCCGTAATATGGTCATGGAAGGCAAAGTCTATCTGATTGCGAATCTCGTTCACTGGGTCGCGTTCGCAGCCTATGTCGTTTATTTTTTAATGAGTTAAATATTTTTGCTTATGCTGCTTGCAATTTTTTAGCAGGCACCAGATCTGTCATGTAAGGCACTTCCACTATCAGGGTTGTGCCTTTTCCATATTCAGAGCGCACGTGGACCGCGCCTCCTAGATGTTCTGCCGCATGTTTGATGGCATCCATACCCACTCCACGGCCCGAAGTTTCGGTGACTTGTTCGCGAGTGGAGAACTGACTGTCAAAGATGTGCTGGATAACTTCTTCATCGGATTGTTTAGAAACGTCAAAACCTTTTGAAGTTAATTTTTCTCGAATCACTTTGGCATTCACGCCCGCACCGTCGTCGTCGATGCGAATTTGCAACCAATCTATGGCATGCTTTCTTAAAAGATTAAATTGCACGATGATTGTACCAGCCGCGGGTTTTCCTTGCTCCTGACGGACAGTAGGGGCCTCGATGCCATGATCGACAGAGTTACGGAATGAGTGCACGAACGTGGCGAACAGAGTCGAATAAATCTCTGGCAAAACTTTTAGTTCGGCGTTTTTGAAAATAACGGGGTTTAGTTGCTTGTCTTGTTTCTCTGCCACTTTTTGAGCGACGTCGTTATAGGACTCAAAGAAAGAGCCTATGGACTCCATCATGAGGTCGTTTAAAAGCAATTGCGCTGCTGTATTTCCCTGCGGAAGTGACTGCAGTTTTTCCACCGTATTTTGCAATTTGCTAAGTGGAATTTCCAATTGACGCTCTTGAGACAGGGCTTTTTTGCCAAGAATGTCCTCTGATTTTATTAAAAACTTGTGGAAAGAAGACTCAATAAAAAGAGTTTCGTCTTGCAACTTTTTGTATTGTTCTGCATTTCTAGACTCTTTGAATTCAGAAAGCAGGGTTTCAGCTTTGTGACAGTATTCTGTCATGTCTTGAATGGAAAATAGCGCCGCTCCACCTTTTAAGGTGTGCAGTTGGCGAAAAAGGGATTCATCGTCCGCGTTTTCCCAAGAGGCTTTAAGGCCCGATTTTAACTCCGACAAAAGAGATTCTGACTCACGAACAAAACGACCGATTTGGTTTTTGTTTTGAACCATATTGATGATCAAGTTTGCGTAAGAACGATCGCGCACCGCTTGTTCCTGAGCTTCAACCAATTTAGTGATATCAGAAGCAACCAGAACCACGCCATCCATTTTTCCTTCCGCATTTCGAAGCGGGAAGTACTCCAAAGATATACGATTGCCTTCAGAGTGTGGATAGGAAGCTGGTCCCAAGGGTGCTAAGTCTTCGAAGGGCAGCATTTCCATGAAAACAGTCTTCATCCACTTTTGGAAGCCATCCACTTTATTCGCTGGAAGTTTTAGCACATCCCAAATATTTTGACCCTGTGGACGACCTTCGATCGTGTGTTCGCAGGCTTTGGATGTGACTTCCAAAACTTTACCTTGCTCATTAAAGATTAAGAAGCCTTGGTTTAAACTGTCCAATAGAGCCGTCATCATCTGATTTAAACGTGACAACTCCGCAGTGCGGTCAGCGACCATTTTTTCCAAGTTTTTAGAATAGTTTTCTAACTGAACTTTAGCGTCTTCAAGATCTTTGATGACGTCTTCTTTTTGTTCAAGCTCGGCGCGATATTTCTTTTGCAGGCGTTCTTCCAGAGTTACGTCCCGCACAAAAACGATCCAATTTTTATCACCCATGGAATCAAAGACGGGCTGCAAAGTGATTTGCACCTTGCCTTCGCCGCCTTGAGGCGTTTGGAATGTCACTTCTTTATAAGGAGTGGGATCGCAGA is a window of Bdellovibrio sp. SKB1291214 DNA encoding:
- a CDS encoding ChaN family lipoprotein, yielding MVGENHGLSEHQRQQVEIMTQLRSQGHRVAVGMEFFTYTDQAHVDAYRSGGLPEVDFLKTIGWSQPSYDFYREQAIFPNLSEGAKTVALNAPRTLTGKVAKQGLGALTEQEKALLPPQFSLGRDSYKKRFLEMMPHLPNPAAGERYFAAQSIWDDTMAWRATDYIQAHPDQVLVIVVGEFHVRYGGGLPDRIHVRSPNTPVVTFAQVNTADLSESEIQDEVNPHTEYGVRADYIWLAPAQSPGAALVK
- a CDS encoding ATP-binding protein, which translates into the protein MKIQYSLFDTLLEPVFVLNAEQRVIYCNETAAIVCGLSVRKITRGSMKFLDLFTFSEPIEGLDKLIHICDPTPYKEVTFQTPQGGEGKVQITLQPVFDSMGDKNWIVFVRDVTLEERLQKKYRAELEQKEDVIKDLEDAKVQLENYSKNLEKMVADRTAELSRLNQMMTALLDSLNQGFLIFNEQGKVLEVTSKACEHTIEGRPQGQNIWDVLKLPANKVDGFQKWMKTVFMEMLPFEDLAPLGPASYPHSEGNRISLEYFPLRNAEGKMDGVVLVASDITKLVEAQEQAVRDRSYANLIINMVQNKNQIGRFVRESESLLSELKSGLKASWENADDESLFRQLHTLKGGAALFSIQDMTEYCHKAETLLSEFKESRNAEQYKKLQDETLFIESSFHKFLIKSEDILGKKALSQERQLEIPLSKLQNTVEKLQSLPQGNTAAQLLLNDLMMESIGSFFESYNDVAQKVAEKQDKQLNPVIFKNAELKVLPEIYSTLFATFVHSFRNSVDHGIEAPTVRQEQGKPAAGTIIVQFNLLRKHAIDWLQIRIDDDGAGVNAKVIREKLTSKGFDVSKQSDEEVIQHIFDSQFSTREQVTETSGRGVGMDAIKHAAEHLGGAVHVRSEYGKGTTLIVEVPYMTDLVPAKKLQAA
- a CDS encoding response regulator, which gives rise to MFPLETRILVIDDMPSIRDLVKNTLKAMGFKNIQEAGDGEEGLKVLMQANNPGSSIQLVISDWNMPKMKGLDLLKHVRATAEWQNLPFVLLTSESERDQVTEAVLAGVSQYIVKPFSAKIFEDKLKAAWTKHNQK